The Mycobacterium haemophilum DSM 44634 sequence CCGCGGCAATCGGGTCCGGGTTGCCATTGGGGCCTTCGGGGTTCACGTAGATCAGACCCATCTGCACGGCGCCGAAGGGCTTGTCGAGGTCCCGGACGCCGGTGTAGCGCTCGTCGCCGAGCCAGGTGGCCTCCTTGCCCCAGTAGACGTTATCGGGCTCCCACCAGTCCTGCCGGCCGAAACCGAAGCCAAAGGTCTTGAAGCCCATGGATTCCAGCGCGCGATTGCCAGCGAAGACGATTAGGTCGGCCCACGAGAGCTTCTTCCCATACTTCTTCTTGACCGGCCACAGCAGCCGGCGGGCCTTGTCCAGGAGAACGTTGTCGGGCCAGCTATTGAGCGGTGCGAACCGCTGCATACCGGCTCCGGCGCCGCCGCGGCCGTCCTCAATGCGGTAGGTGCCTGCGGCGTGCCACGCCATCCGGATGAACAACGGGCCGTAGTGGCCGTAGTCGGCGGGCCACCACGGCTGCGAGGTGGTCATCACGTCGTCGATGTCTCGTTTGAGGGCATCGACGTCGATGGTCGTGACCTCCGCGGCGTAGTCGTACGCCTCACCCATCGGGTCGGCTACGGCTGGGTTTTGATGCAAAATCTTCAGGTTGAGCTTGTTCGGCCACCAGTCCTGGTTCCCGCCGCCCTCGACGGGGTATTTGATGTGACCGACGACCGGGCAACCGCCGCTCTCAGCGGCGTCCGTGGTGGCTTCAGCAATGGGCGGGTGTTCCTCGGGCACGGCATTCCTTCCGGGAGTGGGTGTATCGGCCCGTGATCACGGGTGTGATCGCGGAGTGTCTGATGTCGAGCAGTCCGGGCATAGCCCCCAGTAGATGACTTCAGCCTCCTCGAGAAGGAAGCCGTTATGGTCGGAGGCGGTCAGGCACGGCGCCTCCCCGACCGCACAATCGACGTCTGCGATTGCCCCGCAGCACCGACAGACAATGTGATGGTGGTTGTCGCCGACCCGCGACTCGTAGCGAGCGACCGAACCCGAAGGTTGGATTCGCCGCACCAGACCCACGTCGGTCAGGGCATGCAGTACGTCGTACACGGTCTGCCGGGAAACTTCGGGCAGTCCGGCACGCACGACACCAAAGATCGTTTCGGTGTCGGCGTGCGGGTTCGCGTCCACCGCCTCGAGCACGGCTATCCGTGGACGGGTCACACGTAAATCAGCCACGCGCAATTGCTCCGCGTAGTCCGACATCGGGGACACACTGACAATATGACTCTCTTTTCTGGAATCGGTCAAGAGTTTGGCGAGGCCCGCGCACCTAGCACCGGTTGAACGCTTCGACCATCGTTGAAGCCCGGCGCCCAGGGCCAGCGACCATGTCTGTCAGCCCAGACCAGCTGCAGCGCCGTCACCTTGCTGCCGTAAATCGCGATCGCGGAGTCCATGTGCGCATCGGGATGCTCGATCTCGACGACTTCCACCACGGTGCTGGCGCTAAGGCTAAGTCGCTCACCGGGATTCGGCGGGCGCAAACCTGGAGCTGATCGGGCAACACCAACCAGCAGTTGCGCGGCTTGCTGGGGTGAGATGCCAGTCATCAAGAACTCGGGCAACCCGTGGCGGGTCAGGCCGAGGGTATACGCGTAGGGCACTCGATCGCTTTCGACGTATTGCACCGCCCAGCCGCGCCTGCGAATCGTCGCCCGCAGGTGGTCGAGGTAATCGTCTTTGGTGCTGCCCGGGCGATCGCATATCCAGCACATCGTTGTCCCTTTCGTGCGGCGGTCATCGTGTTGACGCCACCTTGCACGTAGGGTCTGACAATTTCACCGACCACGATGTCGCTGCGTACCGGCGCGCAGCGGTGACGGCTAGGCTGTCCGCCGCACTTTGCCCAGATTCTCAACACAGCTGTCTAGGTCACCTACCGTGCACTATTGTGCATATGTAGACCCAGCGTCGACGCCAAACGCGGTGGGGGCATACCGTCCGTCTGAACGAGGGTGTTCTCCGGTTCCAGCACCAGGGGTGGGAGGTCACAGCGTGCTGTTCATGCACGAGGTACACAAGGTGCGCGGGCGCGCGGAAGATGACTTCGAGGCCGCATTTCGAGAGGGCTGGATGCCCATGCTCGCCGAGACCGACGAGGCCCGGTTGCTGTGGTACACCAACCAGGCGCACGGCAGCGGTCCCGCCTACACCGTGATCACGGTAACCGCGGTTCGCGATGGAACGGCATGGGAGCGCTTGACCCGGCGGGTCCAGAAGGGCGATCTGCGGGAGTGGATGCGCAACCTGGACGCGCTTCGCCATGAGGTCGAGGCGAAGCTGCTGGTAGCGCTTCCGTGGTCGCCACTGCTCGAGATGTCGTTCGATGAGGTGCCAGTCGATGGACGAGAGCATGAGATGAGCCTCTACATGGAAGACACCATGTGGCCCTACGAGGACAAGTTCGAGGAATACATTGTCAGATGCGGCGACGTGTACGCCAGGAGCCTCGAACAGCCAATGTCGATGCTGACAATGCATGCTGCATTCCAGCCCGCCCTCGGCAGCCATGTGCGCCGTGAGGTGATCCTAATGCAGCGCATTAGTAGGCCAGAGGCGTTGCTCGATCTGCTTCGGACCCATATCCCCGCTGAGTACCGCGCCCCTGGAACCTGGCTGCACGACGCCCTGGATCTGCGTGATCAGTGGACCACCCGGCTGCTGCGGACCTCCGAGTGGTCACCTCTGCATTAAGGGGTTATTGAGGGGTACTGGGCGGCCATGAACACGGGCGCGATCTTCGACGCCGCCACGGCCGGCGATCTCCCCGGACCGCGCTCATCATCGAGAAGCGATGCTGTGGCAGAAGATTAACTACTCCAACAACTATGAGGCGCACACCGAGCGCCCGGTAGCTACATGTTGCTCTGAAGTATCGCGATCAGCGGGAAAGCCGACTGCCGCGGGCTGCGTTAGCCGCCGAATGTTGCGGTCAGCTGGGCCTGCCCGATTGTGGCCCGTGTTATCGCCTGCACCGCCTGCACTCCTGCTAATCCGGACGGAAGTTGGAGGGTGGCCGGAAGCTGATAAAGGGTAAACCGGTAGTGGTGTGTCCCCGTGCCCGCCGGCGGGCACGGCCCGCTGTACGCGGGATGTCCGGTGGAGTTGGGCAAGACGCTGCCTCCGGCAGGAGTCTGACCATCCGCGGTGCTTCCGGGGCCGGGGGCGATTCCGATTACGATCCAGTGGACGTAAGTTCCGCCGGGGGCGTCCGAGTCGTCCACCACGAGGGCCGCTTCCGACGGCGCCACCCAGGTCAACGGCGGCGCGATGTTGGCGCCCTTGCAGGTGTATTGCACTGGGATCGGTGCACCGTCGGAGAAGGCGGGACTTGTGATCGTCAATGGGCCAACGCCCGGCGCGGTTGCCAAAGTTCGACCGACCGTTGTCACTTTCGGCACGGCTGGCGCCGTCATTCGGCTGACATGGTCGCCAGCGCAGCCGGACACCACCACTAGGAGTGCCAGGCCCGCGATGGCCGACATGATTCGGTGCAGCGTGCTCGCCGTAGCGGATTCCATACTGGATATTGTTGCTAACCGTTGTTCGAGAAGGTAGCCCTGTGGCGCACGGCATCACCACTTACGGCATCAGCACGACCTTCCCGATGTTCTCCCGTGCCGCCAGGATTCGGTGCGCCTTGGGCGCTTCCGCGAAAGGTACGGCCGCGTGGACGACCGGCGAGATCGTACCGTCCTGCAACGCCTTGGTCAGCGGCGTAATCCACGGCTCGAGCGTGCCGCGATCGTCCCACAATCGCAGCATGTTCAGGCCGATCACGGCTTTCGATTCCTCGAGTTGGGTGAGTAAGTTAAAGCCACGCAGCATCGACAACGCGTGTGGAGCTACCCTGCGCAGCGAGCGCTTCTCACCCTGTTGCATTGCCGAAATCCCATAGCCGACAAGCCTTCCGCCGGGGCGCAGCAGATCATAAGAACGTCGCAGCGAAGTGCCGCCTAATGCGTCGAGCACAAGATCGTAGCGGCCGAGGCCCTTCCACCAGCCGTCGCGGCGGTAGTCGATGGCGCGGTCCACACCCAGCTCGGCAAGCTTCTGGTGCTTTCCCGGCGATGCGGTGCCGTGTACTTCGGCGCCGGCCGCCTTTGCGAGTTGAA is a genomic window containing:
- a CDS encoding Fur family transcriptional regulator produces the protein MSPMSDYAEQLRVADLRVTRPRIAVLEAVDANPHADTETIFGVVRAGLPEVSRQTVYDVLHALTDVGLVRRIQPSGSVARYESRVGDNHHHIVCRCCGAIADVDCAVGEAPCLTASDHNGFLLEEAEVIYWGLCPDCSTSDTPRSHP
- a CDS encoding DUF4262 domain-containing protein; its protein translation is MCWICDRPGSTKDDYLDHLRATIRRRGWAVQYVESDRVPYAYTLGLTRHGLPEFLMTGISPQQAAQLLVGVARSAPGLRPPNPGERLSLSASTVVEVVEIEHPDAHMDSAIAIYGSKVTALQLVWADRHGRWPWAPGFNDGRSVQPVLGARASPNS
- a CDS encoding YbhB/YbcL family Raf kinase inhibitor-like protein is translated as MESATASTLHRIMSAIAGLALLVVVSGCAGDHVSRMTAPAVPKVTTVGRTLATAPGVGPLTITSPAFSDGAPIPVQYTCKGANIAPPLTWVAPSEAALVVDDSDAPGGTYVHWIVIGIAPGPGSTADGQTPAGGSVLPNSTGHPAYSGPCPPAGTGTHHYRFTLYQLPATLQLPSGLAGVQAVQAITRATIGQAQLTATFGG
- a CDS encoding zinc-binding dehydrogenase, whose protein sequence is MRAVVITKHGDPSVLQVQQRPDPPPPGPGQLQVAVRAAGVNFADHLARVGLYPDAPKLPAVVGYEVAGSVEAVGDGVDANRVGERVLAGTRFGGYAEIVNVAAADTIALPDGVSFEQGAAVPVNYATAWAALLGYGSLRAGERVLIHAAAGGVGIAAIQLAKAAGAEVHGTASPGKHQKLAELGVDRAIDYRRDGWWKGLGRYDLVLDALGGTSLRRSYDLLRPGGRLVGYGISAMQQGEKRSLRRVAPHALSMLRGFNLLTQLEESKAVIGLNMLRLWDDRGTLEPWITPLTKALQDGTISPVVHAAVPFAEAPKAHRILAARENIGKVVLMP